The Candidatus Hydrogenedentota bacterium genome includes a window with the following:
- a CDS encoding Gfo/Idh/MocA family oxidoreductase, producing the protein MPEYTPPSRRHFLKRSLAATACAFPAIVPGRALGLDGAVAPSNRIALGFIGMGKMARTLLESFRGRDTVQVLAVADVERGRRERAAAETNDFYAARFAETAYQSCEHYNDFRELCARPDIDAVVITTPNQWHALNAVEAARNGKDIYLEKPLARTIAEGQAIVRAVRRYGRILQVGSQQRSDANFRFACELVRNGRIGQVHSVHVNVGGPPAEDYLPADPQPEGLDWDFWLGPCPWRPYSAVLCPPATYDGWPRWRHYREYAGGGMTDVGAHHFDIAQWGLGTDHTGPVEITPPGVNGAERLTYRYANGVRMYHGGAGGSGPGGAVEWIGDRGAVRVNREQYLETDPASLKYDLIGAGEVRLYRSRDHHENWLEGIRTRRDCVCNAEIGHHTATVCHLGNIAYWLKRRLEWNPEGEHFVNDPEANRLLSRPMRGPWVLT; encoded by the coding sequence ATGCCCGAGTATACGCCGCCCTCGCGCCGACACTTCCTGAAGCGCAGCCTGGCCGCCACGGCCTGCGCCTTTCCGGCCATTGTCCCCGGACGCGCGCTGGGTCTGGACGGGGCGGTGGCCCCGTCGAACCGCATTGCCCTCGGTTTCATCGGCATGGGAAAGATGGCCCGCACGCTCCTTGAAAGTTTCCGCGGGCGCGACACGGTCCAGGTGCTTGCCGTGGCCGATGTGGAGCGAGGCCGCCGGGAGCGGGCCGCCGCCGAAACGAACGATTTCTACGCCGCGCGCTTCGCCGAGACGGCGTACCAGTCCTGCGAACACTACAACGACTTCCGCGAACTCTGCGCGCGCCCGGATATCGACGCGGTGGTGATTACCACGCCCAACCAGTGGCACGCGCTCAACGCGGTGGAAGCGGCGCGCAATGGGAAGGACATCTACCTGGAGAAGCCCCTCGCCCGCACGATTGCCGAGGGCCAGGCCATCGTGCGCGCGGTGCGCCGTTACGGGCGAATTCTTCAGGTGGGCAGCCAGCAGCGTTCGGACGCCAACTTTCGCTTCGCCTGCGAACTGGTGCGCAACGGGCGGATCGGGCAGGTCCACTCCGTGCATGTGAACGTGGGCGGGCCGCCCGCGGAGGATTACCTCCCCGCCGACCCGCAACCGGAAGGGCTCGACTGGGACTTCTGGCTGGGCCCCTGCCCCTGGCGTCCCTACAGCGCGGTGCTCTGCCCGCCGGCGACCTACGACGGCTGGCCGCGCTGGCGCCACTACCGGGAATACGCGGGCGGCGGCATGACCGATGTGGGCGCGCACCATTTTGATATTGCCCAATGGGGGCTTGGGACGGATCACACCGGCCCGGTTGAAATCACGCCCCCCGGGGTAAACGGCGCGGAGCGGCTGACGTACCGCTACGCCAATGGCGTCCGCATGTACCACGGGGGCGCCGGGGGAAGCGGACCGGGCGGGGCCGTGGAATGGATCGGCGATCGCGGGGCGGTGCGCGTCAACCGGGAGCAGTACCTGGAAACGGATCCCGCGTCACTGAAATACGACTTGATCGGCGCCGGCGAGGTGCGGCTCTACCGGAGCCGGGACCACCACGAGAACTGGCTGGAGGGCATACGAACCCGCCGCGATTGCGTCTGCAACGCCGAAATCGGCCACCATACCGCCACCGTTTGCCACCTTGGCAACATCGCCTACTGGCTGAAACGCCGCCTGGAGTGGAATCCGGAAGGCGAGCATTTCGTAAACGATCCCGAGGCCAACCGCCTCCTGAGCCGCCCGATGCGCGGCCCGTGGGTGCTCACATGA
- a CDS encoding HEAT repeat domain-containing protein: MIPRAYFTGQVLIVLLFVAGAAAQESPEPPALSLDAALAQARAWDYGDDPAPLEYLRERVLAAQGDPVSRDDLASALAGLLSDESRTYAGKVFACRQLYLIGGTEQAGALIAWLGDPEVGTAARYALEKIPGAEINDAIWAALESAEGPAAAGLTGTLAARGGRDAITRLVLLLAREDPDTVRAAIAGLGRIGGPEAETALREAATSLPDTLRPAAYDALLACAEWYAARDRVLDADRLYSKLLTTERPLPVRLGAFAGRARLLEDDAAPMIAEAYLSAEPVWMAAARGAIRNAGGAPSTARFVSLLAAVPPEAQVPLLGALADRGDPAALDVVAGGLRSDNEDVRLATIDALGALGNETVVPALLAIAAGADKEAGDRARSSLARLPDAGSNGALLRAFNEATPEQKALISSLLAARQAVEAVPILLDTVAYETDEVRRGAWEAVGALARADALPRMVALFFEAREEESRSEGGRALLHVLRRIPATGARADTLHDVFRAAPDPDARASLLAIVAELGDDRLLSLVRDAVRSPEAPVREAAVRALCGWRTPAPREAVYAIAADESDSDRRHAALEGFIRMLRLDTGAPVDDRVAGFERALALSDTPGIKRAVLAGLGELRSSAALDLAERLRANAEVRAEANVAALAIRRQFFRATASAAADEARRAADGRTDTFWQVPGGQTPGQWIEIDLYRSIALRGIVLDTARTPDAFPRGFRVYLYEAGAPPGEPVAEGVGAPGVTPIDFARPFSGRMLRIEQTADAPESDWVIHEIGLIPE; the protein is encoded by the coding sequence ATGATTCCCCGCGCATACTTCACAGGCCAAGTGTTGATTGTGTTGTTGTTCGTCGCGGGCGCCGCCGCGCAGGAGTCCCCGGAACCGCCCGCCCTCTCGCTCGACGCCGCGCTTGCGCAGGCGCGGGCGTGGGACTACGGCGATGATCCCGCCCCACTGGAATATCTGAGGGAACGTGTGCTGGCGGCGCAGGGCGACCCCGTGTCGCGGGACGACCTGGCCAGCGCGCTGGCCGGGCTACTTTCCGACGAATCGAGGACCTATGCCGGCAAAGTCTTCGCTTGCCGCCAGCTCTACCTGATCGGCGGCACGGAGCAGGCCGGCGCGCTGATCGCCTGGCTTGGCGACCCCGAGGTCGGGACCGCCGCGCGCTATGCGCTGGAGAAGATTCCCGGCGCCGAAATCAACGACGCTATCTGGGCCGCCCTGGAATCGGCGGAGGGCCCTGCCGCCGCGGGGCTCACCGGGACCCTGGCCGCCCGGGGCGGTCGCGACGCAATCACCAGGCTCGTGCTCTTGCTCGCGCGGGAGGATCCCGACACCGTGCGCGCGGCTATCGCCGGATTGGGACGTATCGGCGGACCGGAGGCGGAAACGGCATTACGGGAGGCGGCGACTTCGCTGCCCGACACGCTCCGCCCGGCGGCTTATGACGCGCTGCTCGCCTGCGCGGAGTGGTACGCCGCGCGGGATCGCGTCCTGGATGCGGACCGCCTGTACAGCAAACTGCTCACTACCGAACGTCCCCTGCCCGTGCGCCTGGGGGCCTTTGCCGGGCGCGCACGACTTCTGGAGGATGACGCCGCGCCGATGATCGCGGAGGCGTACCTTTCCGCGGAGCCGGTGTGGATGGCGGCCGCGCGCGGCGCCATCCGGAACGCGGGGGGCGCGCCGTCCACCGCGCGCTTTGTCAGCCTGCTCGCGGCGGTCCCGCCGGAGGCGCAGGTCCCGCTGCTGGGCGCCCTGGCGGATCGCGGCGACCCCGCCGCGCTCGATGTGGTCGCTGGCGGCCTGCGCAGTGACAACGAGGACGTGCGCCTCGCCACCATCGACGCCCTCGGGGCGCTGGGCAATGAGACGGTGGTTCCCGCGCTTCTGGCTATTGCCGCGGGCGCGGACAAGGAGGCCGGGGACCGCGCGCGATCCAGCCTGGCGCGCCTGCCGGACGCCGGCTCCAACGGCGCGCTTCTGAGAGCCTTCAACGAAGCAACGCCCGAGCAGAAGGCGCTGATTTCATCCCTGCTCGCGGCGCGGCAAGCCGTCGAGGCTGTCCCGATCCTGCTGGATACCGTCGCGTACGAAACGGACGAGGTGCGGCGCGGCGCCTGGGAAGCTGTGGGCGCGCTGGCCCGCGCGGACGCCCTCCCCCGCATGGTCGCGCTGTTTTTCGAAGCGCGGGAGGAGGAATCCCGCTCCGAGGGAGGGCGCGCGCTCCTTCACGTGCTTCGGCGCATTCCCGCAACCGGCGCCCGGGCCGATACGCTTCATGACGTGTTCCGCGCCGCGCCGGATCCGGATGCTCGGGCCTCGTTGCTGGCAATTGTTGCCGAGTTGGGCGATGATCGCCTGCTTTCGCTGGTGCGGGACGCGGTGCGGTCGCCGGAGGCGCCCGTGCGCGAAGCCGCCGTGCGGGCGCTCTGCGGCTGGCGGACGCCCGCGCCCCGGGAAGCGGTTTACGCGATCGCGGCGGACGAGAGCGACTCCGACAGGCGCCACGCCGCGCTTGAGGGCTTCATCCGCATGCTGCGGCTGGACACCGGGGCGCCGGTGGATGATCGCGTGGCCGGATTCGAGCGTGCGCTCGCGCTGTCCGACACGCCGGGGATCAAGCGCGCGGTCCTGGCGGGCCTGGGCGAATTGAGAAGCAGCGCGGCCCTGGACCTCGCGGAGCGGCTGCGCGCGAACGCCGAGGTGCGCGCGGAGGCGAACGTCGCGGCCCTGGCGATCCGGCGGCAGTTTTTCCGCGCAACGGCGTCCGCCGCCGCCGATGAGGCCCGCCGCGCCGCCGACGGGCGGACCGACACCTTCTGGCAGGTTCCGGGCGGGCAAACCCCCGGACAGTGGATTGAGATTGACCTGTACCGTTCCATTGCGCTCCGGGGAATTGTCCTGGACACGGCGCGCACGCCGGACGCCTTCCCGAGAGGGTTCCGGGTCTACCTGTACGAGGCGGGCGCCCCTCCAGGCGAGCCCGTTGCCGAGGGCGTCGGCGCGCCGGGCGTGACCCCTATCGATTTCGCGCGGCCCTTCTCCGGGCGCATGCTCCGGATCGAGCAGACCGCGGACGCCCCGGAAAGCGATTGGGTCATCCATGAAATCGGGCTCATCCCCGAGTAA